A window of the Bradyrhizobium diazoefficiens genome harbors these coding sequences:
- a CDS encoding DUF1330 domain-containing protein has product MSKAYWIVRVSVRDEQNYPEYLAATDLAFKKFGAKFIVRGGAFERMEGNARDRNVVVEFKDRPTAAACYASPEYQGARAIRQKCADADFIIIDGIAD; this is encoded by the coding sequence GTCTCGGTTCGCGATGAGCAAAATTATCCCGAGTATCTTGCTGCGACTGACCTGGCATTCAAGAAATTCGGCGCAAAGTTCATCGTGCGTGGAGGAGCGTTCGAACGAATGGAGGGAAACGCCCGCGACCGGAACGTCGTGGTCGAATTCAAGGATCGCCCCACGGCCGCTGCCTGCTACGCAAGTCCGGAATACCAGGGTGCGCGGGCTATTCGCCAAAAGTGCGCGGACGCCGATTTCATCATCATTGATGGCATCGCCGACTAG
- a CDS encoding antibiotic biosynthesis monooxygenase family protein, which yields MIVTVFRTRMNPGAEEEYGPMAKRMSELARTMPGYISHKGFVADDGERVTIVEFETEEALHQWRIDPEHGKAKRRGIESFFSEFRFQICSVIRERMWTVKATGRV from the coding sequence ATGATCGTCACCGTATTTCGCACGCGGATGAATCCAGGTGCGGAAGAGGAATATGGGCCGATGGCAAAGCGCATGAGCGAGTTGGCGCGAACAATGCCCGGCTACATCTCGCACAAGGGTTTCGTCGCGGACGATGGAGAGCGTGTGACGATCGTCGAATTCGAGACGGAGGAAGCGCTCCATCAATGGCGGATTGATCCCGAGCATGGCAAGGCAAAGCGGCGTGGAATCGAGTCCTTTTTCAGCGAATTCAGATTCCAGATTTGCAGTGTCATTCGGGAGCGAATGTGGACTGTAAAGGCAACCGGCCGCGTTTGA
- a CDS encoding ASCH domain-containing protein, which translates to MSKPVPEHYRHLRSFAFGDSPALADELLELVVKGVKTATCSTEDEPNTSTPGERWVVLDGRGEPRCVIETVEITYRRFNDVDAAFAFDEGEGDRSLSYWRNAHRTYFGRLGRFSEDMMLMCERFRLIEVFGD; encoded by the coding sequence ATGAGCAAGCCGGTCCCCGAACACTATCGACACCTCCGGAGTTTCGCCTTCGGCGACAGTCCGGCGCTTGCGGATGAATTGCTCGAGCTCGTCGTCAAGGGCGTCAAGACCGCGACCTGCAGCACGGAAGACGAACCCAACACGTCGACGCCGGGTGAGCGCTGGGTCGTGCTCGACGGACGGGGAGAGCCGCGCTGCGTCATCGAGACCGTCGAGATCACCTATCGGCGGTTCAATGACGTCGACGCCGCCTTTGCCTTCGATGAGGGTGAGGGCGATCGTAGTCTTTCCTATTGGCGCAACGCTCATCGCACCTATTTCGGCCGGCTCGGACGATTCAGCGAAGACATGATGCTCATGTGCGAGCGCTTTCGCCTGATCGAAGTTTTTGGCGATTGA
- a CDS encoding isocitrate/isopropylmalate dehydrogenase family protein, producing MSANNAFHIAVLAGDGIGPEVMAPALEVLRKIEAKSGLSFRFTEAPAGANNYLATGKSMPDSTIKLCEEADAILLGACGLPSVRYPDNTEIAPQIELRFIFDLYAGVRPARLIPGVPSPIVGADKRGIDLVVIRESTEGLFASMGKGVVTHEDARETMVITRKTSERLFDFSFRLAERRKARGKPGSLACVDKANVFKAFAFFRGIFDEIAKKHPEVKTDRLYVDACSAMLVKRPWDFDVMVMENMFGDIVSDITASLIGGLGMAPSADIGDKYAVFQPCHGTAPDIMGQGKANPTGMILSAAMMLDWLADKHGVESAAEAGERIEHAVDQVYAGGLKPIEFGGSNGTADITKAVLAAL from the coding sequence ATGTCCGCAAACAACGCCTTCCACATCGCCGTGCTCGCCGGTGACGGCATCGGTCCCGAAGTCATGGCGCCCGCGCTCGAGGTGCTGCGCAAGATCGAGGCGAAGTCCGGCTTGAGCTTCCGCTTCACCGAGGCGCCCGCCGGCGCCAACAATTATCTCGCCACCGGCAAGTCGATGCCGGATTCCACCATCAAATTGTGCGAGGAAGCCGACGCGATCCTGCTCGGCGCCTGCGGCCTGCCATCGGTGCGCTATCCCGACAATACCGAGATCGCGCCGCAGATCGAGCTGCGCTTCATCTTCGATCTCTATGCCGGCGTACGCCCGGCGCGGCTGATTCCGGGAGTGCCGAGCCCGATCGTCGGCGCCGACAAGCGCGGCATCGATCTCGTCGTGATCCGCGAATCCACCGAAGGCCTGTTCGCCTCGATGGGAAAGGGCGTGGTCACGCATGAGGACGCGCGCGAGACCATGGTGATCACGCGCAAGACCTCCGAGCGGCTGTTCGATTTCTCGTTTCGTCTCGCCGAGCGGCGCAAGGCGCGCGGCAAGCCGGGTTCGCTGGCCTGCGTTGACAAGGCGAATGTCTTCAAGGCGTTTGCATTCTTCCGCGGCATTTTTGACGAGATCGCCAAGAAGCATCCCGAGGTGAAGACCGATCGCCTTTATGTCGATGCCTGCTCGGCGATGCTGGTCAAGCGTCCCTGGGATTTCGACGTGATGGTGATGGAGAACATGTTCGGCGACATCGTCTCCGACATCACCGCGAGCCTGATCGGCGGTCTCGGCATGGCGCCATCAGCCGACATCGGCGACAAATACGCCGTGTTCCAGCCGTGCCACGGCACCGCGCCCGATATCATGGGGCAGGGCAAGGCCAATCCCACCGGCATGATCCTGTCGGCGGCGATGATGCTGGACTGGCTCGCCGACAAGCACGGCGTCGAGAGTGCGGCGGAAGCCGGCGAGCGGATCGAGCACGCGGTCGATCAGGTCTATGCCGGCGGCCTCAAGCCGATCGAGTTTGGTGGCAGCAACGGCACGGCCGACATTACCAAGGCGGTGCTCGCCGCGCTGTAG
- a CDS encoding alcohol dehydrogenase encodes MKSFKVADFKAPLQEFDEATPQPSGTQVLIRVKAAGVCHSDLHIWEGGYDLGHGRKPLSLKDRGINLPLTMGHETVGEILAFGPDVKPTDQGGLKLGNVGLVYPWIGCGKCATCLAGDENMCLTPRSLGVYCDGGYSDHMLVPHPRYLLDLKGLDPASAAPYACSGVTTYSALKKVEQHFDTPIVMFGAGGLGLMALSLLKAMGGKGAIMVDIDARKREAAEKAGALATIDPKAPDALEQLAKKAGGPIRAVIDLVGNAATTQLGFDCLTKGGKLVIVGLFGGGATWALPLIPIKAVTIQGSYVGNLRETRELLDLVRARNVAPIPVTKAPLNKANDALLQLQQGAVVGRTVLTP; translated from the coding sequence AAGGTCGCCGATTTCAAGGCGCCGCTGCAGGAGTTCGACGAGGCGACGCCGCAACCATCCGGCACGCAGGTGCTGATCAGGGTCAAGGCCGCCGGCGTCTGCCACAGCGATCTCCACATCTGGGAAGGCGGCTACGATCTCGGCCACGGCCGCAAGCCGCTGTCGTTGAAGGACCGCGGCATCAATCTGCCGCTGACCATGGGCCACGAGACCGTCGGCGAGATCCTTGCGTTCGGACCCGACGTGAAGCCGACCGACCAGGGCGGCCTCAAGCTTGGCAATGTCGGCCTGGTCTATCCCTGGATCGGCTGCGGCAAATGCGCCACGTGCCTCGCCGGTGACGAGAACATGTGCCTGACGCCGCGCTCGCTCGGCGTCTATTGCGACGGCGGCTATTCCGATCACATGCTGGTGCCGCATCCGCGCTATCTGCTCGACCTGAAAGGGCTCGATCCCGCGTCGGCCGCACCCTACGCCTGTTCGGGCGTCACCACCTACAGCGCGCTGAAGAAGGTCGAGCAGCATTTTGATACGCCGATCGTGATGTTCGGCGCGGGAGGTCTCGGTCTGATGGCGCTGTCGTTGCTGAAGGCGATGGGCGGTAAGGGCGCGATCATGGTCGATATCGACGCCAGGAAGCGTGAGGCCGCCGAGAAGGCCGGCGCGCTGGCGACCATTGATCCCAAGGCGCCGGATGCGCTGGAGCAGTTGGCGAAGAAGGCGGGCGGGCCGATCCGTGCCGTGATCGATCTCGTCGGCAATGCCGCGACGACACAGCTTGGCTTCGACTGCCTGACCAAGGGCGGCAAGCTCGTCATCGTCGGCCTGTTCGGCGGCGGCGCGACCTGGGCGCTGCCGCTGATCCCGATCAAGGCGGTGACGATCCAGGGCAGCTATGTCGGAAACCTGCGCGAAACGCGGGAGCTGCTCGATCTCGTCCGCGCCAGGAACGTGGCGCCGATCCCGGTGACGAAGGCGCCGCTCAACAAGGCCAACGACGCGCTGCTGCAGTTGCAGCAGGGTGCGGTGGTCGGGCGCACGGTGCTGACGCCGTAA